The Elgaria multicarinata webbii isolate HBS135686 ecotype San Diego chromosome 11, rElgMul1.1.pri, whole genome shotgun sequence genome segment ctggtgtcgGGGTTGTCCTCTCAAAACCTAGCCTCATTTCCAAGCCGTGTGCACGTTTTATTCGTCTACTTTTAATGAACAAATAAGGAATTGTAGACTCTTACGGTAATTTTGAACACCATGTGCATGTTACTCTCATCGGGGATTGCAGTGACACTTCGCTTCTTCGCAACTTTTAAGTTTGAACCTTGATATGTAAGTGAAGGGCCAGTGAGCTGCATTAGTTATAAGATATCCTGGCTCAAAtttgcaatcctaaatgcatCAGACTGGATCCAGGCTTGGCCACACTTAGGgtaaacctattgaaatcaatgggacttaagttagtcctcCTTGATTTCAACggatctactcaaagtatgactaaatctggattcaatccaCTAACAGCTCGATCCTATACATATCTCCTCAGACCTAAGTCCCATAGGACGTTTTCCTAGGTTAGTGTGTGGGACTGCAGCCTTGGTTATGAATAAATGCTCTTGACCTCACttgaatttatttctgagtaacctAGTACTGTAAcggggtgtgtgtatatataacttccccctccttttcttttatgGCAAGTGGTGCTGTCTTTTATGTGCTGTTTTATTGCCCTCTAGCGGCGCATTGTTTAACTGAAAATCACACCACAGCCTCAACAAATGTGATGGTGATGAGGAGCAACAGGTTTCAATGGTGTAGCTTCCATCATAGCCATGGCCCCGCCtcaattcacagaattttacagcagGTTCAGggcttccatttgtaaccttcccacGCTTTCCGATTACTTCTTCCgcctttttttcttaccatggaaagTCCGTTGAGACAAATGTTTTCTGATTGGTAGCTCTATGAGCCCTCCGTCCAGAAGCACCCCTAGACTCCATGCTCAGCACACACCCCAGTTCTCCCACATGCAGGCTCAGAGTAGAGAATTTCACTTGGTTGCCACAAAGGATCTATGGGAGTGTACATGTGCTtcttcccttttcatagaatcatagaagagcagagttggaaggggcctacaaggccatcgagtccaaccccctgctcaatgcaggaatccactctaaagcatccctaacagatggttgtccagctgcctcttgaatacctctagtgtgggagagcccaccacctccctaggtaactgattccactgtcgcactgctctaacagtcaggaagtttttcctgatgtccagccggaatctggcttcctttaacttgagcccgttattccgtgtcctgcactctgggaggattgagaagagatcctggccctcctctgtgtgacaaccttttaagtatttgaagagtgctatcatgtctcccctcaatcttctcttctccaggctaaacatgcccagttctttcagtcttctcCTCCAGCCACCATGAAAGACTAAAAGACCCAGGGCTCACTGCTGCTCTGTGtgctttatgtagggtgaccatatgaaaaggaggacaaggctcctgtatctttaacagttacatagaaaatggaatttcagcaggtgttatttgtatgcatggggaacctggtgaaatttcctcttcatcacaacagttaaagctgcaagtgccctgccttcttttaaatctggtcactctagtatagctcctgcacctttaactgttgtgatgaagagggaatttcaccagcttctccatataaacaaataatacctgctgaaattcccttttctatgcaacagttaaagataaaggagacctgtcctctttttcatatggtcaccctactttatgacTGTTCCCTCACTAGGAAGATTTAAATCCGAGGACTGGAACCAATAGAAACAGTGATATGGAATTGAgagagcaggactcctgcagtgCTGGCAACAAGGATAGACCTTGTCCCTCTCACCCGTCACTTATTAATATATCCAAGTTCCCACTTCTGTGTTCTTAGCATTTGGCTACTTATCCAATTttaggcacaatgctatgcaagtttagacagaaaaaaaggcctacaactcccagcattccccagccagttgtagggcttcctcccccgcccgcccccgctatctaaacatgcataggattgcatccttaattttaGTTTagattcctttcttctttttttacattatCCCTAGGCTTCAAAGGGACTTACAATAAAGAATGAGGTTGTTTTTACCCTTCCTGCTCTGAATGATGTGACATGACCATAGGCAGCCAGTTGTGGTCTTCACAGTTATGCTACTGCCGTTCTGGCATTCCCTTCCTGGGAAAACCCGCCAAATAACGCCTCTCCCATGTTTAGATGAAAGCCCTCTTATTTCATCAAGACTTTCTGGAGTGTGTCAGTGCATTACCACTATGTCGTGGCGCTCTTTTAGGGGTAAAAGCAGGTTTTGGATTTTATGAATACATAAATTCATTcactgggttggattcagacccTGGCTTGCATGGAGGGAAGTGGACTCCGCTCACAGAAGGCGCCTCCTCAATATTTGGGGATCCCCTTCTCCACCAGACACACCCACTACAGTTCACCGATTCCTCAAGGCCCCCCAATCATTTATGTAGCATTTGcagggggctgctgtgggaagagaGGGTGAGGAAGTTCACTTCTGCTAGTCCAGTTGCACgagcctaaatctggatctaatcctttcattgttatgttttaatacttttttttaattatatgttATTGATGGTGATTGTGTTCCATCATTCTATTGCTACTTTTTCAAATATTTAGGCGGGTTTTAAATCTTAAAAACAAATCATCGTAAGGGGCCCAGGATTGGAACCATAATTTTCCATGATCCCAATGCAACTGtctggatttgaacctggctctgAGATGGGGGCTTACCCAAAGCTACCTGGTGAGATTCATGGCTGCATTAGGAATAgatcctgaatctcctgccaatacTTGATTCACTCCATGATATTGGCTCACTGGTCACTCCATGGATTAGTAAAATCTGTAAAACCAttctctagccagcatgggcTTTATTGGAAGTTGTGAAAACTTTTCCCTATTTCAACatacaaaggattgcaccctaagtcaaaATGGatcttgtctgtttttatgctttttatggttttaaattttgtatatttgtttttaatgttcactgttttaatctttgtaaactgcccagagagtttcagctgtggggcagtatataaattattgtGGTTCCTAATGCTCAATCATTCTATTTTGTTCTTATTGAATAACATTCTCAAACACATCTCAACCTGAGaataaattgttttattgttgcttttgttGTCATTGTCATAATTATTGATTGATAGTCATTAGCAAAAGGTACAAAACAAGGTGTGTGCAGAAGTTTATTGGTCTTCTTCCTCATGGAAGCTACTGAGTCCTGGAAAGATAGAAAGAATGACAGTAAAAATGTAATGTTTGGTAAGAAATTTAATacgccaggggtgtgtgtgtgaaaagaattAAGGGTGTGCTGAGTTGAGCATTCCAAGTTCTGTCACGGCAAATTAATGTTGTTATATTAATATTAGTGTTATTGTCATTGTTGCTAATATCTGTATCCCAAAAAGTTGaaatatcccccacccctgcaaatttCAAACTTTTTCagtgtgatttttctttttctttggatcTCGATTAATTTTCTGTGAAtattttgggttggatcctgacCGGGTTATGCTTAAAGTAGACCGACTGAAATCAGTGGCACCACTGCTGGTTCCACTTTTtgggggcctttgggcaagatacCACCAATGGCTCCCCTCTCTCATTGAGCCTACTGTTATCGTCACAAGttcctgttgctcctcatcccttttctcttcccttttctcccacttgcttgcctgacaggcagagaggaAGTAGGCAGTGGCgtctactgctcttccttttcaccatCCCCTTAGTTTGAACCAgggtgaaaggcaggtgaacaagcaggttacaatggtggagaggaggagcTATGGTCAGTGGGCCCTTACTGTGGTGTGAACCCTGGCAACTGCCCAGCCATGCTTACCTTTTACACTGCTCCTGAGTGggacaaattagtcatgactaatttaaatttGATTAGACTACACTAAATGGACTAGATATCTAAGTCAGGCTAATGAACCCaattccctccagatattttggactacaactcccataattccaatggccattggccatgctggctggggtcaatgggagttgtagttatgGGTGGCATGGCACTCCTAACcggttgatgatgataataataataaatttatttcttacccgcctctccattttgatcgaggcagggaacaacaataaacaataaaatacataaaactgaattaaaacataatatacattgttaaaaacatcctaaaacattctaaaaacatcttaaaattccactggataggcctgccggaagagatcagtccttatagctttcttgaatgctagtagactgttaagttgacaagtgtcctccggcagggcattccacagtctgggagcagcagaagagaaggccctctgggtaactgttgttaatctagtttttgctagctgaagtagattttcccagagaacctgagtgtgtgcggtggattgtacaggagaaggcaatcccgcaggtagcctggacccaaaccatgtagggctttaaaggtaataaccaacactttatacttcgctcagaaactaattggcagccagtgaagagattttaaaactggtgtattaTGGTCACCccggtgtaccggtgaccagcctggctgccatattttgaactagttgaagtttctggactaggcacaaaggtagccctatgtagagtgcattgcagaagtcgagccatgaagttaccagcgcatgcactaccgtctttaggtcttccgactctaggaaggggcacagctggcgtatcagccgaagctgatagtaggcactcctggctgtcgcatctatctgggctatcatttggagcaacggatccagaagcaccctgagctgcgaacacagtctttcagggggagtgtaaccccatccagaaccagttgacacacctccaaacccaggttgtggcctctgacagcaagcacctccgtcttgtctggattcagcttcagtttgtttttcctcatgcaGCCCATTACCGACTCTAAGCAATCATTCAGAGGTGGTTACCCAAACCACCACATGCACAGCCCCACCAATCCTGGCCATcagaagaaaagggagaaatAAAAAGGGCTGTTCACTCACATTGGCCTGTAGAGGTCAGCAGAATTCAGCTATGTCAGAAATTCTTGCCTCAGGACAGCCTTCCAGTCATCTGAATCTTTTGGCAGAGCAAAACTACAAGAGAAAGGCTGGGATGAAGACATTTGCTTCCAATGGGATGGAAAGGAAAATAAGGAAAGTTGTGAAACAGTTGTCctgggtggtggcagtggggggAGAAACCCCAGGTACCTGGTTGCTTAGGGAACGAAAAATATGATGCTGGCACCTAAGAATTGGAAACACCTTTCTTAATACAGCCCCTGTAGCAGACCTTTTAAAAGGAATTTCATGCCTGATAGGAATGTTCTCCTAAATGGTGTAGAAGATGAAATGAGGGGAATAGATATAAGTAGGTTGGCATAAGTCTGCAGACACAATTTTCCAAAATGTCCACCAATCATTCTGCAACCTCTGTCTGATGAACCAAGGCACCGACATCCATAAATTTATGTCAaaggaaattaaaacaacaacactgtggtATTTAACCCCACATAAAGTATGCACTATCTACTCAAATGTACATGATATTTGTTGAAAGTGTCAATCTCCCTATGTTGACTTTAGACTTTGCCCCCAAAAAAAGAATACTGGAAAGATaggtggttggatccagacttaatcatacttagagtagacccaccgaAATCAAAGATTCTGAAATAACTTTATTAGGACATCTAGTTGTGCATTCCAAAGTAAATCCTAttaaattcagtggaacttactcccaggtcaatGTGTATTGGACTGCAGCTTTAAAGATTAAGTAGAATTAGTGACAAATAACTATTAGCTTATTGAAATCTTCAAGAATATGTATAGCTAAATCTTGGAAAACATCACTTATTTCACAAATTTTGGATTGGCTGGAGAAGGTTTGGATGGTACCTTTATTAACAAAGTTAACTTATTTCACAAGACAATATTCTAGTTCCCATGCAGTCAGTTTCAGAGAGAAAGATGGTCCTGTTTTGTTAATTTTTGGAATAATAAATATCAAgtgatttattttctctttattatAAATTACTTTATTCTTATATATTGATATGTTTATTAATGTTTTTTactttttcccatttccccctatATTTTAGCTTTCCTTCTATTTTTGTCTCTTATACACCATGTGTATTTTTCTAATTTGTATATAATTTCTTtcttaatattattttttaaaaaatgtgtcaaaATCTAtatctatgtgtgtatgtgtgtgtgtgttttggggtgtaACAAAGTCAGTGGTATCAAAGCTGTATCAGCTAGTCCTTTGAAGTTACACAGGAGGATGCTGAAAGAAATATATCTACTGTATTAGTGTGTAGGAGCAAGAAAAATTAGTGAACCTTAGGGGCCACCTGGTTTCCCACAGCCTGAGCTTTCACAGGCAATGTCTTTGATCCAATAAGCATTGAAATATGTCCCAGTGCATGAATCTGTGGCATCTAGTTCCTCAAAGATAGCTACATGGAATACATGCCTTACCACAGCTGTCTCcagcctgatgtcctccagatgtactgTTGCCCATGTTGGTTTAAGATGATGTTGTAGTCCAGTGCAACAGGAAagtatcaggttgaggaaggcttcccaaGGTAACCTGTATTCATTGGCATTGTACAACGGTTGCTGTAATAACCTCTTAAAGGAGGCACGTTCCTTTTCACAGCATTGTGGTCAGCATCTCCCTGAAGCACAAGGAGCTGACATTTAATGAATTTGTGAGGATCCTAACTCCACTGATGTATTCGCTCAGCACATAGGAAAGTGTGGTTAGTTTAGTCTCTGACCTAGAATTTAAATGCTCCACCTATAAACTTCTTGCAGTACAGACCAATAAATGTTGTTGATCTTACCACTTTTCTGCCACAACCCAAataatgaaatcctttccctccaGGGATTCGGCATCAGTGCCTTGATTCCTTGTACTTAACGTGATGGATTCAGCTTCTCTCTTGGACGGGTCAATGCTGTTACTGGATGGAGATGTACAAGAGGGGATCGGTTTGGGGTTCCATCAAGGAACGCAGTCATGCTTCAGCTTGGTTAAACtcatttcctcttctccctgaCTTTGGTAACACATGCAAGTTATGCCAATAAAAGTGATCAAACACgcactggtgcagctaggtaatttgtTTGCGCCTGGACTTAACGgtcttattgggggtgggggcacattaGACagcaatgtgtattacttcagttgtgaagcacacagttCACATTTCTCTTTGCCCCAACcgtcattccatgctttacaactgcttctacctctctgatatgttagaacaacaacaataatcaaaCTATTTaagcctgattttttaaaacaacaacacaccccactctctgagcatgtacagttttgtatttaaaattcaCTTCGACCATAGCACTATCAtaactgcaggaataaaatggtgttttcttctgctgccttgaTGCCCTCATCACCTTCCGCTTTCTGGCCGGTCAtttattcccctcccccaggGGACTGTGGGCCCTTGgattttggccccaaggtccagccaTAGAAGCACTACTGCAAATATGCCCTAGATTGGCTAGGTGTAACTCAAGAGGTAATAAGAATGATCATAGAGGGAAAGTACAGGGTAAGAACCCCCCTTTCCACAAGAGTATGTGAACGGTAGTAACCACCTTCTTTAAAGTGTTCTCTCATTTTTGTTGTTTCTGATACGTTTGTTTTCAGGCAGGACATCAGCTACTTGCAAACATAATAGGCACTTCCCATGTAATAAATTACCCCATGGCAGTTGCCATCTGTCCATCTATCACCGGGGATAACTTATCGGctaattggccctgttcagacaacacgctaagccacattatggcttagtgtgtgtcttgtgaaccatgacttactgtgtcatgtgaaccattcctaaccatggtggctacataaccagggtttaaacacactcactaaccatttgctgcaaaagggttaacgacctaaccatggcttagcgtgttgtctgaacaggcccattatctgtctgtctctgtgtgtccagCCTTttactgctgtggcaccccagttgtggaatgagcttcccagagaggctcgcctggcatgtacattgtgctctttccagcggCAGGTAAATACCTTCTAACCTGCATGTCTCCCTTCTTCTCATGCAGCCTTTCAAGCTTCAGtttgccctttttattttcccaggcattttagtctcttagttttgttgttttaaatatcttattttattttaaatctttgcattgctgctaggttttattttggttttgattttgattttgcaCTGTAGTTTAAAATttctataatgtattttatgcggtattttgtggttttaattgttgtgaaccgcccagagagctttggctattgggtggtatagaaatgtaataaacaaacaaacaagatatTTGTTTTCCACCCACCTTCAAGACGTTCAGAGTAGCATGCAAGGGACTTATCCCATTTAATTGTCACAGTAGACCTGTGAAGCCAGTTAGGCTGACAGATATCACctgacccaaggtcacccagtaagctttatagctgagcaaggatttgaacccatgtcTCCCCAATGTTCCAAAGTCAGCACTCTATCAACAACCCCACACTAACAATATGCTGATTCTCATTTTACTTCTAGTACACTAGCAGGAAGGAAGAAGCTCTGATAAGTCACAACCACAGTAACTGCAgggctacctcaggcagcagagtgtGGTGGCAaaatgttggaggagagaactgtTTGTGATGCCTTTGGGTAGCCTAATACTTTCAGGTATGGCGGAAGATACTGTCCCATTGCCTGCGTTGAAGTAGAATTCAACAGTCAGGCCAGTTGGCTTCTATACATAGAACTGGGGAAGGCATTAGACCttagcttcaggcagcaaaatgtcttggtcagCTCTGTCTGATAAATGTAGTAGTTAGAGCTACAACCTTCTTGGGCACCAAAGGACTTTGTTTTCCATCCACAACTGGGATTGGAGTTCCATCAAATCTAGCTTAAATGCCTGGGTCTATCCCAGCCTATCTATTGCCTTTCTTTGTCCTACTGATTTATTTCTAGCAATTGGTGCAGCCACCAAGGAGATGAAAGAAAATGCCTGTACACGAATCCTGTTAACAATATTGGGAAACCTTCTGGAAACTATCTTGCACAAATTAAACATACCGtacactcctctccatttttgttaattttggtTCACAAATCAAGGGTGCATAGCATAAATTTTAGGTGATGTGGagggcttctccccacccaccccactctaaACTCACCAGCATTGCTCCAGCATCATGGAGCATGTTATACTTTAAGAATGGCCCATGCTTGAATAATGCTACTGCATggtgcagtggggtggggaggagatacTGGGCATGAAAACTGGGTTACCTTCTAACTTGCCTGTCTCCCTTCTTCTCACCCATCTTTTCAAACTTCAGTTTGCTCAGCACCTGCCTTGGACAAGGCTGGACAAATGGGAACCACCTGTGCTATAGACTTACTCAatcattttctctctcctgttCAAGAGCCACTCCACAAAGTTCTTCTTCATCATGTTGTCCAAAGCTTGACTGTAATCGCTGGCTAAAGTTCCCTCTGAATACCGCCTCTGCAGGGACTTGGGCTCCTTTGGCTTTTCCCTAAGAGCAAAGAGAAAATATACACAGAATATAAAAATTGGTGAAAGTTTTTGTCTCTCAATTAGGACAACACTTgagccctttctatacctaaggattatcccagggaaatggagggatcgtccctgcctgctcccgctatgccctgtgtgtcatttggatgcacagggacgatcctgggggggaaaggcaggtgtagaaacagccttgggCTCAACTCAGATGCttgctccttcctttccttccccatttGCACACGAGAAGAAAAGGTAATTCACATCTGTGATTTGTGTAAACCATAGTTTGCTCTCAAACCAGGATTCCATACTGGGATAAAACCATGATTTGGGTTCCTGGTTTGagggcaaaccatggtttgtgtaaACTATTTTTGTCATATTTGGAtgaaactaggatgaccatatggaaaggaggacagggctcctgcatctttaacagttgcatagaaataagAATGTCAGCAGGCATTTATACgccttcagcacctggtgaaattccttcttcatcacaacagttaaagctagcatgaccagatacaaaagagagcggggctcctgcagcattaactgttgtgatgaagagggagtttcaccaggtgctgcatgcatacaaatgacacctgctgaaactcccttttctatgcaactgttaaagatacaggagcctgttcCTCCTTTCCACACTAGATGAAACAGCAAACTATGCCTTGCCGCTTGCTACATTTACATGCTCCCTTTACATGctggggaaggggaaagagaagaatgACGTGCACAAGCCTCACTCCCAGTCCTCCAAACCATCATTTGGAGGATCATCTGAATACAGTCTCAATTTCTGtgatcagtgtggtgtagtggttagagtattggattgggactcggaaaatctgggttcaagtccctactcagccatgaaaccctctgggtgactgggccagtcactgactcccaggctaatctacctcacagggttgttgtgaggataaaaatagagaggaggaggaatcatagaatcatagaatagcagagttggaaggggcctacaaggccatcgactccaaccccctgctcaatgtatgtATGAttatatgtatgctgccttgggctcccgaccaataaataaaaaaataaaaaccatttctTAATTTATCCTTTTAATCAAAATGTCACCATGGGGCTGAAGTAAGTGAACACTTATAGGCAGCTATAAGTGAACACAGATGTTCTAAGTTAAAGAGAAATGTGCATGCCGAGTGCCATCTTCCAAAATTCACTAATGCCTTCAGGTCCCATAGAAGTAGTTCTTAATGCTGCCTGTCCAGGGACCTGCTGTATCACATAGCCTAAAACACATTTTGTTTGCCAAAAGTTAGTGATAAAATATGAGGCAAGACATGGTGTGAACCTGTGTTATGGTTCCTGTGATATGGTTGGTTCAGGCCTAAGGATGTGGGGAAGGACtgtcgctcagtggtagagacATGCTTTGCCTGTAGACAGTAGTCCcccggcacctccaggtaggtttgcaaaaactcctgcctgaaaccctggaaagccgctgccagtcagtgtcaacaatactgggctagatggaccactagTCTGACTCGGTATGAGGCAGCTTTCTGTATT includes the following:
- the GIP gene encoding gastric inhibitory polypeptide; its protein translation is MFFKVLSLLLISLSFVLMEENGTREKPKEPKSLQRRYSEGTLASDYSQALDNMMKKNFVEWLLNRREKMIDNSIDPSKREAESITLSTRNQGTDAESLEGKDFIIWVVQMSSSQPFSCSFALPKDSDDWKAVLRQEFLT